One genomic window of Gavia stellata isolate bGavSte3 chromosome 7, bGavSte3.hap2, whole genome shotgun sequence includes the following:
- the GSKIP gene encoding GSK3B-interacting protein, whose translation MTNINVSICRLETDCNPMELPNNRGFEEDSDYKDFEGTDVKDMRLEAEAVVNDVLFAVSNMFVSKTLPCAEDVAYINVETRERNRYCLELTEAGLRVVAYDFDQTDDRLQTPYHETVYSLLDSLSPAYREVFGNALLQRLEALKKDSQS comes from the exons ATGACAAATATAAATGTTTCCATATGCAGACTGGAGACTGATTGCAATCCTATGGAGTTGCCCAATAATAGGGGGTTTGAAGAGGATTCTGATTATAAAGACTTTGAAGGAACGGATGTGAAAGATATGAGACTAGAAGCTGAAGCTGTTGTGAATGATGTTCTGTTTGCTGTCAGCAACATGTTTGTCTCAAAAACCCTTCCCTGTGCAGAGGATGTGGCATATATCAATGTGGAAACcagggaaagaaacagataCTGCCTGGAGCTCACCGAAGCAGGACTCAGG GTAGTAGCTTATGATTTTGATCAGACTGATGACAGATTGCAAACTCCGTACCATGAAACTGTCTACTCCTTATTGGACTCTCTCAGCCCTGCATATCGAGAGGTGTTTGGAAATGCATTACTACAAAGACTAGAAGCTTTGAAGAAAGATAGTCAGTCATGA